CCTTCCATGAGCGCGCTGGTGGAGCTGACATAGACGTTCTCCACCTCGATGGCCTCCTTGACGCTCATGGTGGCGTCCGAAATGAAGCGGTGCGCCCTGCCCAGGCCCTGGCGGATGTTCACGGCCGAATCCGCGGACTTCTGCGCCAGCTTGCGAACCTCGTCGGCCACCACGGCAAAGCCGCGCCCCGCCTCGCCGGCGCGGGCGGCCTCAATGGCTGCATTCAGGGCCAACAGGTTGGTTTGGTCGGCGATGTAGGAGACGTCCTCGGAAAACGGCAGCACTTCTTCCAGGATTCCCTGCATGTGGTCCAGCTTTTGCGCATACTCGGCCTTGCCTTCCACGATCACCGCCAGTTCAGCCACAACACTTTTGATTGTCTCCATGTAGCGCGCGCGCAGGTACTCGAAATTCCGGCTGGTGCCCGTATCGGCAATGTGCTGGGCCAGGCGTTGACGGATCAGCCCCAGGAGCTGGTTGTTGGCGGAGATGCTCCCATCCATGCTTGCCACCAGCTGATTCAGACTGCCGATGACTTCCACGGTGGCGGTTTCGATGCTGCCTGTGGAGTGCTGGAGCTGCCCGACAACCACCGCGAGGATTTCATCCGAAATGTGGATACGGCGTTGCAAGGACATGACGGTGTCCGCCAGGGATTCAAGATGCTCCTCGGCTTCGCGTACGGCAGCGGCTTTGTGTTGCGCCTGGGCCTCATGCGCGGCGGCCCTGGCCTGGCTCTCGTCCAGGCGCGCCTGCCAGGCCTGCCGCATTGCATCCAGTTCCTGCGCATGCTCCTGCAGCAGATGCGCCCTGCTGGTGGGTTCCTTGAAAAAAAAGACCGCCCCAACGAGACCAAGCAGCGGCAGCAGCAGCGCCCCCGCTCCCGCGAGCAGCGCCTGCGCCGGGAAGAACAACTGACACGCTGCCAGCCAGACCAGCCCCAGCAGCACGCCCGCAGCCAGACCGCGCAACAACATCAGGCAGTTTCTCTGCTCCTCCAGGTATGCGTACGAATGCGTGAATGGATTATTTTTTTGCATGATTTAGTCTACTTGCATCAGATTTTCCGGGTTCAGGACCAGCAGCACCCGGCCATCGCCCAGAATGGTCACGCCGCCAATATACGAGAGGCCTGCCAGGGCCTCGGGCACTGGTTTGATGGCAATTTCACTATTGCGCAGCATGCGGTCGATCAGCAGGCCGAACTTGCCGCCTGCACAATGCGCCACCACCACGAGGCGCTCGGAGGCTGCATCCTCACGCACGTGGTTAGAGAGCGGTGCGGTGGAGCCTCGCTGCCGGAGCAAATCTTCCAGGGGCGCCACGGGCAGGATCTCCCCGCGGTAATGCATGGCCCGGTGCCCTCCGATCTCGTGGATTTCATGGGCCGGCACGCGGACCGTCTCCAGCACGGTGTCCATGGGCAGGGCGTACTGGTTTTCCCCGGCTTGCACGTGCAGGGCCATGCTCACGCCCATGGTCATGGGGATCTCCAGGGTAAAGGTAGTGCCCCGGCCCTGGATGCTTTCCAGCCGCACCGTACCGCCCAGGGTCAGCAGCGTGGACTTGACCACGTCCATGCCCACGCCGCGGCCGGAAATGTCCGAGACCTGCTCCTTCATGGAAAATCCGGGCAGGAAGATGACGTCAAAGAGATCGGGGGCATCGGGATCCGCAACGTGCAGGCCCATGGCCCGCGCCTTTTCAAAGACGCGCTGCCTGTCCATGCCTTTGCCGTCGTCGGTTATCTTGAGCACCAGGTTGCTGCCCTCGCGCGCGGCCCGCAGGGTGAGGACACCGCGCTCACCCTTGCCTGCGGCCAGTCGCTCCGACATTGTTTCCAGGCCATGGTCGCAGGAATTGCGCACCATGTGGATGAGCGGCTCGGAAAGAATGTCCGCCACCTTCTTGTCTATCTCGGTTTCCCCCCCCTGAATGACCAGCTCGATGGACTTGCCTTGCTTGTGGGAAATATCGCGGACAACCCTGCTGAATTTTTGGAATATGGTCCTGATGGGCACCATGCGCAGATTCATGACGCCACCCTGCAGCTCGTTGGTGATGCGTGAGAATAGGCGCAAATTGTCCTTCAGGGACTTGATGGCGGCCGTCTCCATTCCGCCTGCGTCATCCAGGCGGGCGACCAGAAATTCGTAGGCGTTCCGCGCGATGATCAATTCGCCGATCATGTTGTTGAAGGCGTCGATCTTGCCTTCTTCCACGCGCATGACCTTGAGTTCGCCTTGTCGATCTTCCGCAGGCCGCTCGTCAGCCTGTTTTCGCAGCGCCTGCTCCAGCTCCGATTCGGTGATCTTGCACTCATCAAGGAGTATCTGCCCCAGCGGCTTGCGTGGAGAGGCGTTTTCCGGCTCCAGCTCCAATTTTGTCACCTGGATCAGCTCCACATCGAAGGCCAGGTCGCTGATGGCTTCGGGGGCAAGTGCCGTGACCACATACACGCACGGCGTAAGGTACAAGTCCAGAGGCTGCAGCTCCTGGCAGTTGGGCACGGCGCGAGGGCAGCTGGCCCGGTAAAAAACGCAGGCATTCTCCAGGGCGCGCAGAAAAATTGCGGGGTCGAACCCGTTGACCAGATCTTCGGAGGTGAACGCCGGCGTCACCTTGTAGGCGGCCAGTTCCCGACCCTCCGCCGGCCCAAGGTGCAGGCGCAGCTCGGCAGCCAACACCGGATCCTGCAACACTTCGACGCACTGCGCGGCCGGGCCCAGGGCAGCGTGGGGGCTGGGGCGACAGACGTCGTCCCCCCCTGCACCGAGCAGCCGCTCGAATCCCTGCATCAGGTCGATGCGCAGCACGGGTTCCTCGCCTCGCCTGACGGCCTGGAGCATCTCGCCCAGGGCATCCAGACCGCCAAGCAGGGAATCCACGACTTCCCGGGTCAGCACCGATTCCCCGGCCCGCAGGCTGTTCAGCAGGGCTTCCAGGTGGTGGGCAAAATGCCCGAGGCTGTCCAGACCGAACATGGCCGAGCTGCCCTTGATGGTGTGGACACCCCGAAAGATGGTATTGAGAAGATCCTGATCGCCCGGATTGGATTCCGCCCTGAGCAGGGCATCCGTGACTGCATCAAGAATATCGCGTACTTCTACGATATACTGCTGTCTGTGCTCGTCCTTACGGGAGTCCATATATTCCTGCCGCCATGTTCGTTCACATCCGGGCTAGCCGAGGATTTTCTTCACGACGCCAAGCAGGGTTTCAGGCTTGAAGGGTTTGACAATCCAGGCCTTGGCTCCGGCCTGGCGGCCTTC
This sequence is a window from Megalodesulfovibrio gigas DSM 1382 = ATCC 19364. Protein-coding genes within it:
- a CDS encoding methyl-accepting chemotaxis protein produces the protein MLLRGLAAGVLLGLVWLAACQLFFPAQALLAGAGALLLPLLGLVGAVFFFKEPTSRAHLLQEHAQELDAMRQAWQARLDESQARAAAHEAQAQHKAAAVREAEEHLESLADTVMSLQRRIHISDEILAVVVGQLQHSTGSIETATVEVIGSLNQLVASMDGSISANNQLLGLIRQRLAQHIADTGTSRNFEYLRARYMETIKSVVAELAVIVEGKAEYAQKLDHMQGILEEVLPFSEDVSYIADQTNLLALNAAIEAARAGEAGRGFAVVADEVRKLAQKSADSAVNIRQGLGRAHRFISDATMSVKEAIEVENVYVSSTSALMEGLFVSLLEISTEMEGIMDAFIGETSQNSERIKSMIFNLQFEDIIKQVVGHAIEALHEIRQEFAAVQSKSDLESELLRLGLREEILERLSSLYTMETERALAHSILGTATAKATNTAAVTAAASSEERGEDVTFF
- a CDS encoding chemotaxis protein CheA produces the protein MDSRKDEHRQQYIVEVRDILDAVTDALLRAESNPGDQDLLNTIFRGVHTIKGSSAMFGLDSLGHFAHHLEALLNSLRAGESVLTREVVDSLLGGLDALGEMLQAVRRGEEPVLRIDLMQGFERLLGAGGDDVCRPSPHAALGPAAQCVEVLQDPVLAAELRLHLGPAEGRELAAYKVTPAFTSEDLVNGFDPAIFLRALENACVFYRASCPRAVPNCQELQPLDLYLTPCVYVVTALAPEAISDLAFDVELIQVTKLELEPENASPRKPLGQILLDECKITESELEQALRKQADERPAEDRQGELKVMRVEEGKIDAFNNMIGELIIARNAYEFLVARLDDAGGMETAAIKSLKDNLRLFSRITNELQGGVMNLRMVPIRTIFQKFSRVVRDISHKQGKSIELVIQGGETEIDKKVADILSEPLIHMVRNSCDHGLETMSERLAAGKGERGVLTLRAAREGSNLVLKITDDGKGMDRQRVFEKARAMGLHVADPDAPDLFDVIFLPGFSMKEQVSDISGRGVGMDVVKSTLLTLGGTVRLESIQGRGTTFTLEIPMTMGVSMALHVQAGENQYALPMDTVLETVRVPAHEIHEIGGHRAMHYRGEILPVAPLEDLLRQRGSTAPLSNHVREDAASERLVVVAHCAGGKFGLLIDRMLRNSEIAIKPVPEALAGLSYIGGVTILGDGRVLLVLNPENLMQVD